A window from Vibrio cortegadensis encodes these proteins:
- a CDS encoding DUF4198 domain-containing protein: MKTTKLKVALLASVMAVGMAAATTANAHPRWVLPSHFTVSKEGGDWLTFDVTASHGTFVFDKPAGSESAQVVMPDGRKERPNFVIRGKRRSIFDFYFEEQGTHKVQINNTPTYYTQYKAGRRDTVKWLKASKAERDQLLPEKARDVSTQLSFTRAESYITVGKPSSSVFEIEGKLLEMKPITHPADIVAGEDVEFQFFYNGQPQIGVVAEITREGTLYRNHQEQIDVTSDEQGRITFNPNVAGRYVMKANYKGELIDNVMAEKASTNVHLTFEALLP, translated from the coding sequence ATGAAAACTACGAAACTGAAAGTTGCCCTACTTGCCAGTGTGATGGCGGTTGGTATGGCCGCCGCAACGACAGCTAACGCGCACCCACGTTGGGTTTTACCGTCACACTTTACCGTGTCAAAAGAGGGAGGCGACTGGCTAACGTTTGACGTGACCGCGTCTCATGGCACTTTTGTGTTTGATAAACCTGCGGGCAGCGAGTCGGCACAAGTCGTCATGCCAGACGGTAGAAAAGAGCGCCCTAACTTTGTCATTAGAGGAAAACGCCGTTCAATTTTCGATTTCTATTTTGAAGAGCAAGGCACGCATAAAGTTCAGATCAATAACACCCCGACTTATTACACTCAATACAAAGCTGGCCGTCGAGACACGGTTAAGTGGCTTAAAGCAAGCAAAGCGGAACGTGATCAATTGCTGCCAGAGAAAGCTCGTGACGTGAGTACACAGCTTAGCTTTACTCGTGCAGAAAGTTACATCACCGTAGGAAAGCCAAGTTCTTCTGTATTTGAAATTGAAGGCAAGCTACTTGAGATGAAACCCATTACTCATCCCGCTGACATCGTGGCTGGTGAAGACGTTGAATTTCAATTTTTCTATAACGGTCAACCTCAAATTGGCGTCGTCGCTGAGATCACTCGCGAAGGAACGCTTTACCGCAATCATCAGGAACAGATTGACGTGACCAGTGATGAACAAGGGCGCATTACATTCAACCCTAATGTTGCAGGTCGATACGTAATGAAAGCGAATTACAAAGGTGAGTTGATCGATAATGTGATGGCTGAAAAAGCGAGTACCAATGTCCATTTAACCTTTGAAGCTCTATTGCCGTAA
- a CDS encoding DUF2271 domain-containing protein yields the protein MKHNRRTLAWAKPVLVIAALILPIFTHAASGDGVTEQLVHESAKVDIRLQIPTIKTTTYARPYVAVWIENDQRKSVKTVQLWVGKDEWLKDLRSWWRKVGRYDKSLVDAVTSATRPAGDYRFVWDGTNDAGQKVAQGNYTFHIEVVREHGGRNYLRQKLELGNSANSYQIQPTEETGLIDIHYRPQ from the coding sequence ATGAAACATAACAGGCGAACACTCGCATGGGCAAAACCAGTACTTGTTATTGCGGCATTAATTTTACCCATATTCACTCATGCAGCATCAGGCGATGGAGTGACAGAACAACTGGTTCATGAAAGCGCAAAAGTGGATATCCGTTTACAAATTCCGACCATTAAGACCACGACATATGCTCGACCATACGTTGCAGTTTGGATTGAAAATGATCAAAGAAAATCAGTAAAAACGGTTCAACTTTGGGTCGGTAAAGACGAATGGCTGAAAGACTTACGCAGTTGGTGGAGAAAGGTAGGGCGTTACGATAAATCGCTTGTTGATGCAGTGACATCGGCCACTCGTCCTGCTGGTGATTATCGATTTGTATGGGACGGTACTAACGACGCCGGACAGAAGGTCGCGCAAGGTAATTACACCTTCCACATTGAAGTCGTGCGCGAGCATGGTGGGCGGAACTATCTACGTCAGAAATTAGAACTGGGGAATAGCGCGAATTCATACCAAATCCAGCCAACAGAAGAGACTGGGTTAATCGACATTCATTATCGGCCTCAGTAG
- a CDS encoding PepSY-associated TM helix domain-containing protein: MLLKRKGVQIWARRLHIYISMALLLIVLFFSVTGITLNRPEWFESSQPNIKQQTAIIPNEILKASHDGYEPNEDELIDFLTSNLGLHGSPSNLDVFTSVEAGELIEGEASLDFKGPGYNASVYIDLLTGEAEIESTNYGVVALLNDLHKGRNSGEVWKWFIDITALLMIFFVLTGVCLLLPKKKTLNTSLKWTAFGSIITLSIFYLAVP, encoded by the coding sequence ATGTTGTTAAAAAGAAAAGGCGTTCAAATCTGGGCCCGTCGATTACATATCTATATTTCAATGGCCTTATTGTTGATTGTACTGTTTTTTTCAGTAACCGGAATCACGCTGAATCGACCAGAATGGTTTGAAAGTAGTCAGCCAAATATCAAGCAGCAGACGGCGATCATCCCCAATGAAATACTAAAAGCCTCACATGATGGTTATGAGCCAAATGAAGATGAGTTAATCGACTTTTTAACATCAAATTTGGGGTTACATGGTTCGCCATCAAACTTAGATGTGTTTACGAGTGTTGAAGCAGGGGAGCTAATTGAAGGAGAAGCGTCTCTCGATTTTAAAGGACCTGGGTACAACGCTAGCGTTTACATTGATCTGTTGACGGGTGAGGCGGAAATAGAGTCAACAAATTATGGAGTTGTCGCCCTGCTCAATGACCTACATAAAGGCCGTAATAGCGGAGAAGTTTGGAAGTGGTTTATCGACATTACTGCACTGCTGATGATCTTCTTTGTATTAACTGGGGTTTGTCTGCTGCTGCCAAAGAAGAAGACATTGAACACCTCACTTAAATGGACTGCATTTGGATCGATTATCACGTTAAGCATCTTCTATCTTGCCGTCCCTTAA
- a CDS encoding tetratricopeptide repeat protein — protein sequence MKRVFKLFLTAFWVQFLVVPMGISAELSQYTANRVQRAHQLQQDEKLSEAIGTLNDLEINRDYDKAFVARMLGVFYWQNEQEELAIEQLTFAVNSQLLEDAQAWVTRRMLADILLSQQHFEKAISHYYELLKTRPDDKKGAELWLRVAQSYYQLSQWERVLVSISKFDRSNRVNAHTGALSDNKDTNADTNELTDKFSSLSLKLGAQMQLKRWKDAIPTLEQLIHLQPNKVSWWRQLVGLQLKLNKTDSALDSLALAKLQGVALSQQDLILLSQLYSKRGVPERAAQILSELADAESDVTLLSQQAAYWQQAKEWQHAISTWSLAAKLEPKYHWQVAQLLVQEGHYQRALTELDKVTEKERKADVALAKVRVYYKLNKLDKALANAKRADNIEPSSEAKNWMKYLTQLRVVSDSKSS from the coding sequence ATGAAACGAGTATTTAAGCTTTTTCTTACTGCATTTTGGGTTCAGTTTTTGGTTGTACCGATGGGGATTTCTGCGGAACTCAGTCAGTACACTGCAAATCGCGTACAGCGAGCGCATCAACTCCAGCAAGATGAAAAACTATCGGAAGCGATTGGTACTCTAAATGATTTAGAGATCAATCGAGATTACGATAAAGCGTTTGTAGCGCGGATGCTGGGAGTGTTCTATTGGCAAAATGAGCAAGAGGAACTGGCGATTGAACAGCTCACGTTCGCGGTAAACAGCCAGTTACTTGAAGACGCTCAAGCGTGGGTCACTAGGCGTATGCTTGCTGATATTTTATTGAGTCAACAGCACTTTGAGAAAGCAATTTCCCATTATTATGAATTATTGAAAACACGACCAGATGACAAAAAAGGCGCGGAGTTGTGGCTGCGAGTTGCACAGAGTTATTACCAGTTATCTCAATGGGAAAGGGTGCTGGTTTCAATTAGTAAGTTTGATCGCAGCAATCGAGTTAACGCCCATACAGGAGCTCTTTCAGACAACAAAGATACGAATGCTGACACTAATGAACTGACGGATAAGTTTTCATCTCTATCATTAAAACTCGGAGCGCAGATGCAACTTAAGCGTTGGAAGGATGCGATTCCAACCTTAGAGCAACTCATCCATTTACAGCCTAATAAAGTGAGCTGGTGGAGACAGCTTGTTGGGCTTCAACTTAAATTGAACAAAACGGATTCAGCGTTAGATTCGCTGGCGTTAGCTAAATTGCAAGGCGTTGCGTTGTCACAACAAGATCTGATTTTATTGTCTCAACTCTATTCGAAAAGAGGCGTACCGGAACGCGCTGCTCAAATATTGAGTGAACTGGCTGATGCAGAATCAGATGTCACCTTGCTGAGTCAACAGGCCGCTTATTGGCAACAAGCAAAAGAGTGGCAACATGCGATTTCTACGTGGTCGCTTGCGGCTAAGCTTGAGCCTAAATATCACTGGCAAGTTGCACAATTATTGGTGCAAGAGGGACACTATCAGCGTGCATTAACGGAGTTAGATAAAGTCACTGAAAAGGAGCGAAAAGCTGATGTAGCGCTGGCGAAAGTGCGTGTTTATTACAAATTGAATAAGCTCGACAAAGCGTTAGCCAATGCAAAGAGAGCGGATAATATTGAACCTTCCAGTGAAGCAAAAAATTGGATGAAATATCTGACTCAGTTGAGAGTGGTATCGGATTCAAAATCCTCCTAG